Proteins from a single region of Schistocerca gregaria isolate iqSchGreg1 chromosome 3, iqSchGreg1.2, whole genome shotgun sequence:
- the LOC126353997 gene encoding probable serine/threonine-protein kinase fhkE, whose protein sequence is MRGEVRGSGRKPDVLMSSTTPGFLELSPQKMEKWITQQPIEEHYEVEEQPFARGKYAAVRMCRHRTTGVRYAAKFLRKRRRSEDLRPEILHEVAILDACAGSPRIVQLHKVFESESDMVLLLELAPGGELQMLLDRDEVPEERQVRRLMRQILDGLAYLHSINVAHLDIKPQNLVLTDEFPHCEVKLCDLGISRYISQGADIRDMLGTPDYVAPEVLNFEPISLATDMWSVGVLLYVLLTGCSPFGGDTKQETFCNISKCILDFPEDLFEDISEDAKDLMCKLIVKDPSQRLTAEQSLKHQWFMVEDDLPAPVTNTALSNLYDAELLMARVGEKIQAQRAALAQRVANIRAEVESEEPAEERRPPLLARRKSLLRNKADEDKKGEKEETKRTVASVPERAGVTSAETNEDNHSTTGMKSFRRQNFVKNMGSLAEKFASINMMDNEATAPSSYKNNNFISCTSKSDKSTDENKTPLSSSSGKSFSRTITTNAVTFSTCATNVVTSVRTVPSAMLGSVPAITVSNTSVGSVKNTKPLNVTSTFLTTGTTTTLTTTVGKIVTSMSVSTLKPGEARSVSKATAMQTMPVGSLSSYRLSLSSQAVGTAIMPSQVKKNNGRLPCFEKAPQDVIRRRERDKKDLFSFRKCIIIDDSEDDVGTTVSPPLSIASDTSSGFCDQLTSDSGSDSVSEMSIDSSSDRSSIISLDEPVDYSYSKQGNRHFVQHSHRTFTSNTSGGVANALRKSDVTARYPASRFTSFSRLSSVPGESLLKASTNAISTDNIFALAKKQAAKSCHTTYISKMESANLKPIAPAQSKEYGLNIVHERKGDIVVLREVKCGKYSRFSEVKCESVQARIKKFQS, encoded by the exons GGGAAAGTACGCTGCTGTACGCATGTGCCGCCACCGGACGACGGGCGTGCGGTACGCAGCCAAGTTCCTGCGCAAGAGGCGGCGATCCGAGGACCTGCGGCCGGAGATCCTGCACGAGGTCGCCATTCTGGACGCGTGCGCCGGCTCGCCGCGTATCGTCCAGCTGCACAAAGTCTTCGAAAGCGAGAGCGATATGGTGCTATTGCTAGAACT TGCTCCTGGAGGTGAACTTCAAATGCTTCTAGACAGAGATGAAGTGCCCGAGGAGCGGCAGGTGCGTCGATTGATGCGGCAGATACTGGATGGCCTAGCATACTTACACTCCATAAATGTGGCACATCTTGACATCAAG CCTCAAAACCTAGTTCTGACAGATGAGTTCCCACACTGTGAAGTAAAGTTGTGCGACCTTGGCATCTCTCGGTATATCAGTCAAGGAGCTGACATTCGTGATATGCTGGGAACACCTGATTATGTTG CTCCAGAGGTCCTCAATTTTGAGCCTATCAGTCTTGCAACAGATATGTG GTCTGTTGGCGTCCTGCTTTATGTGCTACTCACAGGGTGCTCTCCATTTGGTGGGGATACAAAACAAGAGACATTCTGCAACATATCTAAATGCATCCTCGATTTCCCCGAAGACTTGTTCGAGGATATATCTGAGGATGCTAAAGATCTCATGTGCAAACTCATAGTGAAAGACCCTAG CCAGCGACTGACAGCGGAGCAGAGCCTAAAGCACCAGTGGTTCATGGTAGAAGACGATCTGCCAGCACCTGTTACCAACACTGCATTGTCCAATCTTTATGATGCTGAACTGCTAATGGCACGTGTTGGTGAAAAGATACAAGCTCAAAGAGCTGCACTCGCACAACGGGTTGCTAATATACGTGCTGAAGTGGAAAGTGAAGAACCCGCAGAGGAGAGGAGGCCACCCCTCCTGGCAAGGAGAAAATCGCTTCTTCGTAACAAAGCAGATGAAGACAAGAAAGGTGAGAAAGAAGAAACTAAGAGGACAGTGGCATCCGTTCCCGAGAGGGCTGGTGTCACTTCGGCAGAAACAAATGAAGACAATCATTCCACTACTGGTATGAAATCCTTCCGAAGgcaaaattttgttaaaaatatggGTAGTTTGGCCGAGAAATTTGCATCAATTAATATGATGGACAATGAAGCTACTGCTCCCAGCAGCTACAAGAACAACAATTTTATTAGTTGCACAAGCAAAAGTGATAAGTCAACTGATGAAAATAAGACGCCTCTCAGTTCTTCATCAGGCAAGTCTTTCAGCAGGACAATCACTACAAATGCTGTTACATTTTCAACATGTGCTACAAATGTTGTGACATCTGTAAGAACAGTACCATCAGCAATGCTAGGCAGTGTGCCTGCAATCACAGTTAGCAATACCAGTGTTGGGTCTGTGAAGAACACCAAGCCGCTGAATGTAACAAGCACTTTCCTCACTACTGGTACTACCACCACACTGACAACAACTGTAGGAAAAATTGTAACATCCATGTCTGTATCAACTCTGAAGCCAGGAGAAGCTCGATCAGTAAGCAAAGCTACTGCTATGCAGACTATGCCAGTGGGATCACTGAGTAGTTACCGCCTGTCCCTCAGCAGCCAGGCAGTAGGCACTGCTATCATGCCTTCACAGGTAAAGAAGAATAATGGAAGGTTACCATGTTTTGAAAAAGCACCACAAGATGTCATACGCAGAAGGGAACGGGACAAGAAGGATCTTTTCAGTTTTCGGAAGTGCATTATAATTGATGACTCTGAGGATGATGTTGGAACAACAGTTTCTCCTCCTCTTTCCATTGCTTCTGACACTAGTTCTGGATTTTGCGATCAGCTGACAAGTGATTCTGGTAGTGATTCAGTCAGTGAAATGTCTATAGATTCTTCAAGTGATAGGTCAAGTATAATTTCACTTGACGAACCTGTGGATTATAGTTACAGCAAACAAGGAAATCGTCATTTTGTTCAGCATTCTCACAGGACATTTACTTCAAACACCAGTGGAGGTGTtgcaaatgctttacggaaatctgaCGTGACAGCAAGATATCCTGCAAGCAGATTCACATCATTTTCCCGACTATCTTCAGTTCCGGGTGAAAGTCTTCTCAAAGCTTCAACAAATGCAATTTCCACTGACAACATTTTTGCTTTGGCAAAGAAGCAGGCAGCAAAATCTTGTCACACTACGTACATAAGTAAAATGGAATCTGCAAATTTAAAACCTATAGCCCCTGCACAGAGCAAAGAATATGGCCTGAACATTGTGCATGAGCGAAAAGGTGACATTGTTGTTCTACGTGAAGTAAAATGTGGAAAGTACAGTAGGTTTAGTGAAGTGAAATGTGAATCTGTACAGGCAcgaatcaaaaagtttcagtcttGA